Proteins encoded together in one Streptomyces sp. NBC_01216 window:
- a CDS encoding alpha-ketoacid dehydrogenase subunit beta, whose amino-acid sequence MAVQNLPLARALNESLRKSLESDPKVVIMGLDVGKLGGVFRITDGLQKDFGEDRVIDTPLAESGIVGTAIGLALRGYRPVVEIQFDGFVFPAYDQIVTQLAKMRARSLGTVKMPVVIRIPYGGGIGAVEHHSESPEALFAHVAGLKVVTPANSSDAYWMLQQAIQSDDPVIFFEPKRRYWDKGEVDTEAIPGELHKARVAREGTDLTLAAYGPMVKTCLEVAAAAAEEGKSIEVLDLRSLSPIDFDTIQSSVEKTRRLVVVHEAPVFYGSGAEIAARITERCFYHLEAPVLRVGGYHAPYPPARLEEEYLPGLDRVLDAVDRSLAY is encoded by the coding sequence ATGGCTGTTCAGAACCTTCCCCTCGCGAGGGCGCTCAACGAGTCGCTGCGCAAGTCCCTGGAGAGCGACCCCAAGGTCGTCATCATGGGCTTGGACGTCGGCAAGCTCGGCGGCGTCTTCCGGATCACCGACGGCCTGCAGAAGGACTTCGGCGAGGACCGGGTCATCGACACCCCGCTCGCCGAGTCCGGCATCGTCGGCACCGCGATCGGTCTCGCCCTGCGCGGCTACCGGCCGGTCGTGGAGATCCAGTTCGACGGTTTCGTCTTCCCGGCGTACGACCAGATCGTCACCCAGCTGGCCAAGATGCGGGCCCGATCGCTCGGCACGGTGAAGATGCCGGTCGTCATCCGCATTCCGTACGGCGGTGGCATCGGCGCCGTCGAGCACCACTCCGAGTCCCCCGAGGCGCTCTTCGCGCACGTCGCGGGCCTCAAGGTGGTCACTCCGGCGAACTCCTCCGACGCCTACTGGATGCTCCAGCAGGCGATCCAGAGTGACGACCCGGTCATCTTCTTCGAACCCAAGCGCCGCTACTGGGACAAGGGCGAGGTCGACACCGAGGCCATCCCCGGCGAGCTCCACAAGGCCCGGGTCGCCCGCGAGGGCACGGACCTCACCCTCGCCGCCTACGGCCCGATGGTGAAGACCTGCCTGGAGGTGGCCGCCGCGGCGGCCGAGGAGGGCAAGTCGATCGAGGTCCTGGACCTGCGTTCGCTGTCCCCGATCGACTTCGACACCATCCAGTCGTCGGTCGAGAAGACCCGCCGGCTGGTCGTGGTCCACGAGGCCCCGGTCTTCTACGGCTCGGGCGCGGAGATCGCCGCCCGGATCACCGAACGCTGCTTCTACCACCTGGAAGCCCCCGTCCTGCGGGTCGGCGGCTACCACGCGCCGTATCCGCCGGCGCGCCTGGAGGAGGAGTACCTGCCGGGCCTGGACCGTGTGCTCGACGCCGTCGACCGCTCGCTGGCGTACTGA
- a CDS encoding dihydrolipoamide acetyltransferase family protein, whose translation MPDVGEGLTEAEILKWYVQPGDTVTDGQVVCEVETAKAAVELPIPFDGVVHDLRFGEGTTVDVGQVIISVNIGGSASAGTPAAPAAETPAAVETPVAAPAAPAAPAEEAEEAEPQGRQPVLVGYGVAATSTKRRPRKSATVPQQAAAAIQGELNGHGAASAVRPLTKPPVRKLAKDLGVDLTAVTPTGPDGIITREDVHAAAAPAPSPVAEAPAPVAAAAAPAPAAAPAAPAATDARETRVPIKGVRKATAAAMVGSAFTAPHVTEFVTFDITRTMKLVEELKSDKDMAGLRVNPLLLVAKAVLVAARRNPEINAAWDEANQEIVLKHYVNLGIAAATPRGLIVPNIKDAHAQTLPELSRSLSELVATAREGKTTPAAMQGGTFTITNVGVFGVDTGTPILNPGESAILAVGAIKLQPWVHKGKVKPRQVTTLALSFDHRLVDGELGSKFLADIAAILEQPKRLLTWT comes from the coding sequence ATGCCCGACGTGGGCGAGGGCCTCACCGAGGCCGAGATCCTCAAGTGGTACGTCCAGCCCGGTGACACGGTCACCGACGGGCAGGTCGTCTGCGAGGTCGAGACGGCCAAGGCGGCCGTCGAACTGCCGATCCCCTTCGACGGCGTGGTCCATGACCTGCGCTTCGGCGAGGGCACCACGGTCGACGTCGGCCAGGTGATCATCTCCGTGAACATCGGCGGTTCCGCGTCCGCCGGGACTCCGGCCGCACCGGCCGCAGAGACCCCCGCTGCCGTCGAGACCCCCGTGGCCGCACCGGCCGCACCGGCCGCACCGGCCGAGGAGGCCGAGGAGGCCGAACCGCAGGGCCGTCAGCCGGTCCTGGTCGGCTACGGCGTCGCCGCGACCTCGACCAAGCGCCGGCCGCGCAAGAGCGCCACCGTGCCCCAGCAGGCCGCCGCCGCTATCCAGGGCGAACTCAACGGGCACGGTGCCGCGAGCGCCGTCCGGCCACTGACCAAGCCGCCGGTGCGCAAGCTCGCCAAGGACCTCGGCGTCGACCTGACGGCCGTGACCCCGACCGGCCCGGACGGGATCATCACCCGCGAGGACGTCCACGCGGCGGCGGCCCCGGCGCCGTCCCCCGTGGCCGAGGCGCCCGCCCCGGTCGCCGCTGCCGCCGCACCGGCTCCCGCCGCCGCACCGGCCGCACCGGCCGCGACGGACGCGCGGGAGACCCGCGTCCCGATCAAGGGTGTCCGCAAGGCCACCGCGGCGGCGATGGTCGGCTCGGCCTTCACCGCGCCGCACGTCACCGAGTTCGTGACCTTCGACATCACGCGCACGATGAAGCTGGTCGAGGAACTCAAGTCCGACAAGGACATGGCGGGCCTCCGGGTCAACCCGCTCCTCCTCGTCGCCAAGGCCGTCCTGGTCGCCGCCCGGCGTAACCCGGAGATCAACGCGGCCTGGGACGAGGCGAACCAGGAGATCGTGCTCAAGCACTACGTCAACCTGGGCATCGCCGCGGCCACCCCGCGCGGGCTGATCGTGCCGAACATCAAGGACGCGCACGCCCAGACCCTGCCGGAACTCTCGCGGTCCCTCAGTGAACTGGTCGCCACGGCCCGCGAGGGCAAGACGACCCCGGCGGCCATGCAGGGCGGCACCTTCACCATCACCAACGTCGGCGTCTTCGGCGTCGACACCGGCACGCCGATCCTCAACCCCGGCGAGTCGGCGATCCTCGCGGTCGGCGCGATCAAGCTCCAGCCGTGGGTCCACAAGGGCAAGGTGAAGCCGCGCCAGGTCACCACGCTGGCGCTGTCGTTCGACCACCGTCTGGTGGACGGCGAGCTCGGTTCCAAGTTCCTCGCGGACATCGCCGCGATCCTGGAACAGCCGAAGCGCCTTCTCACCTGGACGTAG
- a CDS encoding protein kinase domain-containing protein, whose product MAPESEAGGGVSDAAESWGIGGVVGDGRYRLTHRLGRGGMAEVFAAEDVRLGRTVAVKLLRSDLAEDPVSKVRFTREAQSVAGLNHHAIVAVYDSGEDVVGSQSVPYIVMELVEGRTIRDLLVSAEAPGPEQALIIVSGVLEALAYSHQHGIVHRDIKPANVIITHTGAVKVMDFGIARALHSGQATMTQTGMVMGTPQYLSPEQALGKAVDHRSDLYATGCLLYELLALRPPFTGETPLSVVYQHVQDAPVPPSDVAQAAPPELDGLVMRSLAKEPDDRFQSAEEMRGLIQYGLQMLQQQGGHTGTWNTGPVEVFQGGHTPSGGMAATAALGHPMHHDTAHSPILPPMNPDDGGVGGYDSGGYAPAGYGSPGGRRGRGKVVLFVALAMIAIMAGVVYALDKAGNKGTTTTDKPTVSNQPSAPEDSPSPSDEPSEDVEEPDTSSGGDQYPSYPPTKHSYRPTTPSTPTGSPSTDPVDGGTTEGGAADGGTEGTSEGSTEGNSNTGTSTGNANTGTSTGTGTSSGTSTGTTAGTTVGSNGEPTGGSTP is encoded by the coding sequence ATGGCACCCGAATCCGAAGCAGGCGGCGGTGTGTCGGACGCTGCGGAGTCCTGGGGCATCGGCGGTGTCGTCGGTGACGGACGCTACCGGCTGACCCATCGTCTGGGGCGCGGCGGCATGGCCGAGGTGTTCGCCGCCGAGGACGTCCGGCTCGGCCGCACGGTCGCGGTCAAGCTGCTCCGCTCCGACCTCGCCGAGGACCCGGTCTCCAAGGTGCGTTTCACGCGCGAGGCCCAGTCGGTCGCCGGACTCAACCACCACGCCATCGTCGCGGTGTACGACTCCGGCGAGGACGTCGTCGGCAGCCAGTCCGTGCCGTACATCGTGATGGAGCTGGTCGAGGGCCGCACCATCCGGGACCTGCTGGTCAGCGCCGAGGCACCCGGCCCGGAGCAGGCACTGATCATCGTCTCCGGGGTGCTGGAAGCCCTCGCGTACTCGCACCAGCACGGCATCGTGCACCGTGACATCAAGCCGGCGAACGTCATCATCACGCACACCGGCGCGGTGAAGGTCATGGACTTCGGCATCGCCCGTGCCCTGCACAGCGGGCAGGCGACGATGACCCAGACCGGCATGGTCATGGGCACGCCGCAGTACCTGTCCCCCGAGCAGGCGCTCGGCAAGGCCGTCGACCACCGCTCCGACCTCTACGCCACCGGCTGTCTGCTCTACGAACTGCTGGCGCTGCGGCCCCCGTTCACCGGCGAGACCCCGCTCTCGGTGGTCTACCAGCACGTCCAGGACGCGCCCGTGCCGCCGTCCGACGTCGCCCAGGCGGCGCCGCCCGAGCTCGACGGACTGGTCATGCGCTCGCTCGCCAAGGAGCCGGACGACCGGTTCCAGAGCGCCGAGGAGATGCGCGGCCTGATCCAGTACGGCCTGCAGATGCTCCAGCAGCAGGGCGGGCACACCGGCACGTGGAACACGGGACCGGTGGAGGTCTTCCAGGGCGGGCACACCCCGTCCGGCGGGATGGCCGCGACCGCGGCGCTCGGCCACCCGATGCACCACGACACCGCGCACAGCCCGATCCTTCCGCCGATGAACCCCGACGACGGCGGCGTCGGCGGCTACGACAGCGGTGGCTACGCGCCGGCGGGCTACGGCTCCCCGGGCGGCCGTCGCGGTCGCGGCAAGGTGGTGCTGTTCGTCGCGCTGGCGATGATCGCCATCATGGCGGGTGTCGTCTACGCGCTGGACAAGGCCGGCAACAAGGGCACCACCACCACGGACAAGCCGACCGTCAGCAACCAGCCCTCCGCGCCTGAGGATTCGCCGTCCCCTTCGGACGAGCCCTCCGAGGACGTGGAGGAACCGGACACCTCATCCGGCGGTGACCAGTACCCCTCGTACCCTCCGACCAAGCATTCCTACCGGCCGACGACACCGAGCACCCCGACGGGCTCGCCCTCGACGGACCCGGTGGACGGCGGCACCACGGAGGGCGGTGCCGCGGACGGCGGCACGGAGGGGACGAGCGAGGGCTCGACGGAGGGCAACTCCAACACGGGCACGTCGACGGGCAACGCCAACACGGGCACGTCGACGGGCACGGGTACGTCCAGCGGGACGTCCACGGGTACCACAGCCGGTACGACGGTGGGCTCCAACGGCGAGCCCACCGGGGGCAGTACCCCCTGA
- the pdhA gene encoding pyruvate dehydrogenase (acetyl-transferring) E1 component subunit alpha, translated as MTVESTAARKTTRRSSGTKRTASASAKKAQDSQNSEPELVQLLTPEGERVQHPEYDIDLSADELRGLYRDMVLTRRFDAEATSLQRQGELGLWASLLGQEAAQIGSGRALRDDDYVFPTYREHGVAWCRGVDPTNLLGMFRGVNHGGWDPSTNNFHLYTIVLGSQTLHATGYAMGIAKDGADSAVLAYFGDGASSQGDVNESFVFSAVYNAPVVFFCQNNQWAISEPIEKQTRVPLYQRARGFGFPGVRVDGNDVLACLAVTRSALERARRGEGPTLIEAFTYRMAAHTTSDDPTRYRRDAEREAWEAKDPIQRLRTYMENEGHADAAFFEALEAESEELGKHVREVVRAMPVPDHMAIFDNVYADGHALVDEERAQFAAYQASFADGEAE; from the coding sequence GTGACCGTGGAGAGCACTGCCGCGCGCAAGACGACGCGACGCAGCAGCGGCACCAAGCGCACCGCCAGCGCCAGCGCGAAGAAGGCACAGGATTCGCAGAACTCCGAACCCGAGCTCGTTCAGCTGCTGACGCCCGAAGGGGAGCGCGTACAGCACCCCGAGTACGACATCGACCTGAGCGCCGACGAGCTGCGCGGGCTGTACCGGGACATGGTCCTGACCCGCCGCTTCGACGCCGAGGCCACTTCCCTGCAGCGTCAGGGCGAGCTGGGCCTGTGGGCGTCGCTGCTCGGCCAGGAGGCCGCGCAGATCGGCTCCGGCCGTGCGCTGCGCGACGACGACTATGTCTTCCCCACCTACCGCGAGCACGGTGTGGCCTGGTGCCGTGGCGTCGACCCGACCAACCTGCTGGGCATGTTCCGCGGTGTGAACCACGGTGGCTGGGACCCCAGCACCAACAACTTCCACCTGTACACGATCGTCCTCGGCTCGCAGACCCTGCACGCCACCGGCTACGCCATGGGTATCGCCAAGGACGGCGCGGACTCCGCCGTGCTCGCGTACTTCGGCGACGGCGCTTCCAGCCAGGGCGACGTGAACGAGTCGTTCGTGTTCTCCGCGGTCTACAACGCTCCCGTCGTGTTCTTCTGCCAGAACAACCAGTGGGCCATTTCCGAGCCCATCGAGAAGCAGACGCGCGTCCCGCTCTACCAGCGCGCCCGCGGCTTCGGCTTCCCGGGCGTCCGTGTCGACGGCAACGACGTCCTCGCGTGCCTGGCCGTGACCCGTTCGGCCCTGGAGCGTGCCCGGCGCGGTGAGGGCCCGACCCTCATCGAGGCGTTCACCTACCGGATGGCCGCCCACACCACCTCCGACGACCCGACGCGCTACCGCCGCGACGCGGAGCGGGAGGCGTGGGAGGCCAAGGACCCGATCCAGCGTCTCCGGACGTACATGGAGAACGAGGGGCACGCCGACGCGGCCTTCTTCGAGGCGCTCGAGGCGGAGAGCGAGGAGCTCGGCAAGCACGTCCGTGAGGTCGTCCGCGCCATGCCCGTTCCGGACCACATGGCGATCTTCGACAACGTGTACGCGGACGGGCACGCGCTCGTCGACGAGGAGCGCGCGCAGTTCGCCGCCTACCAGGCGTCCTTCGCGGATGGAGAGGCCGAGTAA
- a CDS encoding ABC transporter ATP-binding protein gives MSAQQPVLRLQNLTRVHGSGATEVHALRGIDLDVHAGELVAVMGPSGSGKSTLLTIAGGLDTPTSGRVIVENTDITTAGRKTLAALRRRSIGYVFQDYNLIPALTAVENIALPRELDGVSARRARGEALAALTEMELGHLADRFPDDMSGGQQQRVAIARALVGDRRLVLADEPTGALDSETGESVLALLRSRCDGGAAGVLVTHEPRFAAWADRVVFLRDGAVVDQTVRTGADSLLSGQAVEQ, from the coding sequence ATGTCCGCACAGCAGCCCGTGCTGCGACTCCAGAACCTGACCCGTGTCCACGGCTCGGGCGCCACCGAGGTGCACGCCCTGCGGGGTATCGACCTCGACGTCCACGCCGGTGAACTCGTCGCCGTCATGGGCCCGTCCGGCTCCGGCAAGTCCACTCTGCTGACCATCGCCGGCGGACTCGACACACCCACCTCCGGCCGGGTGATCGTCGAGAACACCGACATCACCACCGCCGGCCGCAAGACGCTCGCGGCCCTGCGCCGACGCAGCATCGGCTACGTCTTCCAGGACTACAACCTCATCCCCGCTCTCACCGCCGTCGAGAACATCGCCCTCCCCCGCGAGCTGGACGGCGTCTCCGCACGCAGGGCCCGTGGCGAGGCACTCGCCGCACTCACGGAGATGGAGCTCGGCCACCTCGCCGACCGCTTCCCCGACGACATGTCCGGGGGCCAGCAGCAGCGGGTGGCCATCGCCCGCGCCCTCGTCGGCGACCGTCGCCTCGTCCTGGCCGACGAGCCGACCGGCGCCCTCGACTCCGAGACCGGGGAATCCGTGCTCGCCCTGCTGCGCAGCCGCTGCGACGGCGGTGCGGCAGGTGTCCTGGTCACCCATGAGCCGCGGTTCGCCGCCTGGGCCGACCGCGTCGTCTTCCTGCGTGACGGCGCGGTCGTCGACCAGACCGTGCGCACCGGGGCCGACTCCCTCCTGAGCGGTCAGGCGGTCGAACAGTGA
- a CDS encoding phosphotransferase, with protein MPRSSETLVPPLGPLLRRYRGTGEPLSCEPVAQGLLNRGYRVSTTRGAYFLKQHLDAPTADRTTISRQHHATQRLHALGLPVAPPLADDAGRTVAVIGGRCYALHPWVDGRHRDGTQLSTGGSRRLGLLLGHVHTCLDQVMGSQAPGERYESARPEETFHLIDDLLRLARARRPRETFDELAVHRLLERRDLLALHTHRRPPPAAAAGWVHGDFHPLNLLYRGAEPAAIVDWDRLGVQPRAEEAVRAAALFFVRPTGELALEKVRAYARAYRRAADADADELAAAVHRVWWERLNDFWILRWRYRLHDRRADPLFPASSALAVWWTREYEAVRDAFTD; from the coding sequence GTGCCGCGCTCATCTGAAACACTCGTTCCGCCACTCGGCCCTCTGCTGCGCCGCTACCGGGGCACCGGCGAACCCCTGTCCTGCGAACCGGTGGCCCAAGGGCTGCTCAACCGCGGCTACCGCGTCTCCACCACCCGCGGCGCCTACTTCCTCAAGCAGCACCTGGACGCCCCGACCGCCGACCGGACGACCATCAGCCGCCAGCACCACGCCACCCAGCGGCTGCACGCCCTGGGACTGCCCGTCGCCCCGCCGCTGGCCGACGACGCGGGCCGTACCGTCGCGGTGATCGGCGGCCGGTGCTACGCCCTGCACCCCTGGGTCGACGGGCGCCACCGCGACGGCACCCAGCTCTCCACCGGCGGCTCCCGGCGGCTCGGCCTGCTCCTCGGACACGTCCACACCTGCCTGGACCAGGTGATGGGGTCACAGGCCCCCGGCGAGCGGTACGAGAGCGCCCGCCCCGAGGAGACCTTCCACCTCATCGACGACCTGCTGCGTCTCGCCCGCGCCCGCCGCCCCCGCGAGACCTTCGACGAACTCGCCGTGCACCGGCTGCTCGAACGCCGCGACCTGCTCGCCCTGCACACCCACCGCCGCCCGCCGCCCGCCGCCGCGGCCGGCTGGGTGCACGGCGACTTCCATCCGCTGAACCTGCTCTACCGGGGCGCCGAGCCGGCCGCGATCGTCGACTGGGACCGGCTCGGGGTGCAGCCCCGGGCCGAGGAAGCGGTCCGGGCCGCCGCTCTCTTCTTCGTGCGGCCGACGGGCGAACTGGCACTGGAGAAGGTGCGGGCGTACGCGCGGGCCTACCGGCGGGCGGCGGACGCCGACGCGGACGAACTGGCCGCCGCCGTGCACCGGGTGTGGTGGGAGCGGCTCAACGACTTCTGGATACTGCGCTGGCGATATCGCCTGCACGACCGCAGGGCCGACCCGCTGTTCCCCGCGTCATCGGCCCTGGCGGTGTGGTGGACCCGCGAATACGAGGCGGTGCGCGACGCGTTCACGGACTGA
- a CDS encoding response regulator transcription factor produces MHEEGKIRVFLLDDHEVVRRGVHELLSVEDDIEVVGEAGTAAEALVRIPATRPDVAVLDVRLPDGSGVEVCREVRSQNDDIGCLMLTSYADDEALFDAIMAGASGYVLKAIRGNELLSAVRDVAAGRSLLDPVATARVLERLRDGNNPKGDDRLAKLTDQERRILDLIGEGLTNRVIGERLHLAEKTIKNYVSSLLSKLGMERRSQAAAYVARLQAERR; encoded by the coding sequence GTGCACGAAGAGGGAAAAATCCGGGTATTTCTGCTCGACGACCATGAAGTCGTCCGGCGCGGCGTCCACGAGCTGCTGTCCGTGGAGGACGACATCGAGGTGGTCGGAGAGGCCGGCACAGCGGCAGAAGCGCTGGTCAGGATCCCGGCGACGCGTCCCGATGTGGCCGTTCTCGACGTCCGGCTGCCCGACGGCAGCGGGGTCGAGGTCTGCCGCGAGGTCCGTTCGCAGAACGACGACATCGGATGCCTGATGCTCACCTCGTACGCCGACGACGAAGCGCTCTTCGACGCGATCATGGCCGGAGCGTCGGGATACGTCCTCAAGGCCATCCGGGGGAACGAACTGCTCTCGGCGGTCCGCGACGTCGCGGCCGGAAGGTCACTGCTCGACCCGGTGGCGACCGCCCGAGTCCTGGAGCGACTGCGCGACGGGAACAATCCGAAGGGTGACGACCGGCTCGCCAAGCTGACGGACCAGGAACGCAGGATCCTGGACCTGATCGGCGAGGGCCTGACCAACCGGGTCATCGGCGAGCGCCTCCACCTCGCGGAGAAGACCATCAAGAACTACGTCTCCAGCCTGCTGTCGAAACTGGGCATGGAACGACGATCCCAGGCCGCGGCCTACGTGGCGCGGCTCCAGGCCGAGCGGCGCTGA
- a CDS encoding pyridoxamine 5'-phosphate oxidase family protein, with amino-acid sequence MSSEEIHAIELLTGVSYGRVATSMRAMPFVAPARHIVVDGGVLLRMHRGLGYHRACSGGVVAYGADNLGSGARHLWSVQVTGTAEIAEPTTEQLTAFGHCPRAVDGEPFDAVYLRVEPRFETVHTLDHAPEGLDRAPRTSPASTDDRTRVSGHPPARGMPDAPGASAAERPHGATHAPHSVI; translated from the coding sequence ATGTCCTCCGAGGAGATCCACGCCATCGAGCTGCTGACCGGGGTGTCGTACGGCCGGGTGGCGACGAGCATGCGCGCCATGCCGTTCGTGGCGCCGGCCCGGCACATCGTGGTCGACGGCGGCGTCCTGCTGCGCATGCACCGGGGCCTCGGCTACCACCGGGCGTGCTCCGGCGGGGTCGTCGCCTACGGCGCCGACAACCTCGGCTCCGGTGCCCGGCACCTGTGGTCCGTGCAGGTCACGGGCACCGCCGAGATCGCCGAACCGACCACGGAACAGCTCACGGCCTTCGGCCACTGCCCCCGGGCCGTGGACGGCGAACCCTTCGACGCGGTCTATCTGCGCGTCGAGCCCCGGTTCGAGACCGTGCACACGCTCGATCACGCCCCCGAGGGCCTCGATCGCGCCCCGCGGACATCGCCGGCATCGACGGACGACCGGACTCGCGTGTCGGGGCACCCACCGGCGCGCGGCATGCCGGACGCGCCCGGCGCGTCCGCGGCCGAGCGCCCCCACGGAGCGACACACGCACCACACAGCGTGATCTAA
- a CDS encoding protein kinase domain-containing protein: MSQDGAQGRYAGGSVAGGRYQLRDLLGEGGMASVYLAYDSALDRQVAIKTLHTELGREQSFRERFRREAQAVAKLSHTNIVSVFDTGEDALDGAVMPYIVMEYVEGLPLGSVLADDVRQHGAMPADKALKVTADVLAALDTSHEMGLVHRDIKPGNVMVTKRGVVKVMDFGIARAMQSGVTSMTQTGMVVGTPQYLSPEQALGRGVDARSDLYSVGVMLFQLLTGRLPFDADSPLAIAYAHVQEEPVAPSSVNRSVTPAMDALVARALKKNPNERFPNASAMQDECLRVLSAGQTSAPVIVAGGPVSSGSGVGSAVFPPVGQTPPPSTPGIQQPYQPPTPQPGPYGTPAPAPSAAYGYPPHAPTPPPSPSPSPMYQAPAPGPYTMPPQRSAPPAPAGGRRNTPVLVGAIAVALLVIGGTVTALSMWRNSDADASGDPSQYQSADPDHKGPDLSKTIASKKCTDPRESSEDPAKFEIPDFTYKNIQSVKTCIQAAGWKITKQTPVDENTYGEGTVLSQYPPAGEDATADEAEFTLEISTGDPAQ; encoded by the coding sequence ATGAGCCAGGACGGCGCACAGGGCCGCTATGCCGGCGGTTCCGTCGCGGGCGGCCGGTACCAGCTTCGCGACCTGCTCGGCGAAGGCGGCATGGCGTCCGTGTACCTCGCCTACGACAGCGCTCTCGACCGTCAGGTGGCGATCAAGACACTGCACACCGAGCTCGGCCGGGAGCAGTCCTTCCGCGAGCGGTTCCGCCGCGAGGCGCAGGCCGTCGCGAAGCTGTCCCACACCAACATCGTCTCCGTCTTCGACACCGGTGAGGACGCCCTCGACGGCGCGGTCATGCCGTACATCGTCATGGAGTACGTGGAGGGCCTGCCGCTCGGCTCGGTGCTGGCCGACGACGTGCGGCAGCACGGCGCGATGCCGGCCGACAAGGCGCTGAAGGTGACGGCCGACGTGCTCGCCGCCCTGGACACCAGCCACGAGATGGGCCTGGTCCACCGCGACATCAAGCCGGGCAACGTCATGGTGACCAAGCGTGGCGTGGTCAAGGTCATGGACTTCGGCATCGCCCGCGCCATGCAGTCCGGTGTCACCTCGATGACGCAGACCGGCATGGTCGTCGGCACACCCCAGTACCTCTCCCCCGAGCAGGCCCTCGGCCGCGGCGTGGACGCCCGCTCCGATCTCTACTCGGTCGGCGTCATGCTGTTCCAGCTGCTGACCGGCCGGCTCCCGTTCGACGCCGACTCGCCGCTGGCCATCGCGTACGCGCATGTGCAGGAGGAGCCGGTCGCACCGTCCTCCGTCAACCGTTCCGTGACACCGGCGATGGACGCGCTGGTCGCCCGCGCGCTCAAGAAGAACCCGAACGAGCGCTTCCCGAACGCCTCGGCGATGCAGGACGAGTGCCTGCGGGTCCTGTCGGCCGGACAGACGAGCGCGCCGGTGATCGTCGCGGGTGGTCCGGTCAGCAGCGGTTCGGGCGTGGGCTCGGCGGTCTTCCCCCCGGTCGGACAGACACCGCCGCCCTCCACGCCCGGGATCCAGCAGCCCTACCAGCCCCCCACCCCACAGCCCGGCCCGTACGGCACGCCGGCTCCGGCTCCGTCCGCCGCCTACGGCTATCCGCCGCACGCGCCGACCCCGCCCCCGTCCCCGTCCCCGTCCCCGATGTACCAGGCACCCGCACCCGGGCCGTACACGATGCCGCCGCAGCGGTCGGCCCCGCCGGCTCCGGCGGGCGGACGGCGGAACACGCCGGTCCTCGTGGGCGCGATCGCGGTGGCGTTGCTCGTCATCGGCGGCACCGTCACGGCGCTGTCGATGTGGAGGAACTCGGACGCGGACGCGAGCGGCGACCCCAGCCAGTACCAGTCGGCCGACCCGGACCACAAGGGGCCCGACCTCAGCAAGACCATCGCCTCGAAGAAGTGCACGGACCCGCGGGAGTCGAGCGAGGACCCGGCGAAGTTCGAGATCCCGGACTTCACGTACAAGAACATCCAGTCCGTGAAGACATGCATCCAGGCCGCGGGCTGGAAGATCACGAAGCAGACGCCGGTCGACGAGAACACCTACGGCGAGGGCACGGTCCTGAGCCAGTATCCGCCGGCCGGTGAGGACGCGACGGCCGACGAGGCCGAGTTCACCCTCGAGATCTCGACGGGCGACCCGGCGCAGTAG
- a CDS encoding PadR family transcriptional regulator — protein MSIRHGLLALLERGPRYGSQLRTEFESRTGATWPLNVGQVYTTLSRLERDGLVAQSGEDPAGHALYTITEDGRTELRTWFEKPVDRTSPARDELAIKLAMAVGAPGVDIRGVIQSQRHHTVKAMQDYTRLKAQAISALENGESHERDDLAWLLVLEQLIFQTEAEARWLDHCEARLIRLSALAGPPAEAQPPERSRAASPGKVRPTPLR, from the coding sequence ATGTCGATCCGCCACGGGCTTCTGGCCCTCCTCGAACGCGGCCCTCGCTACGGCTCACAGCTCCGTACGGAGTTCGAGTCCCGCACGGGAGCCACCTGGCCGCTCAACGTGGGCCAGGTCTACACGACCCTCAGCCGTCTCGAACGCGACGGACTGGTCGCGCAGAGCGGCGAGGACCCGGCCGGGCACGCCCTCTACACGATCACCGAGGACGGACGTACCGAGCTGCGGACCTGGTTCGAGAAGCCGGTCGACCGGACCAGTCCGGCTCGTGACGAGCTGGCCATCAAACTCGCCATGGCCGTGGGCGCCCCAGGGGTCGACATCCGCGGCGTCATCCAGTCCCAGCGCCACCACACCGTGAAGGCGATGCAGGACTACACCCGGCTCAAGGCCCAGGCGATCTCCGCACTCGAGAACGGGGAGTCCCACGAGCGGGACGACCTGGCCTGGCTGCTCGTCCTGGAACAGCTCATCTTCCAGACCGAGGCCGAGGCCCGCTGGCTGGATCACTGCGAGGCCCGGCTCATCCGGCTCTCGGCCCTGGCCGGCCCACCCGCCGAGGCCCAGCCACCCGAGCGGAGCCGAGCGGCGTCACCCGGGAAGGTCCGCCCGACGCCGCTGCGCTGA